One Rosa chinensis cultivar Old Blush chromosome 5, RchiOBHm-V2, whole genome shotgun sequence genomic region harbors:
- the LOC112168492 gene encoding DNA polymerase alpha catalytic subunit-like — protein sequence MVLCWWKLGYIWFNPVFNRAVVVLDVMAGWKAAMTGGAGLTGGSGNVEVKSDSISEGSSDFDLESNGSLPFYMLDAYEEFYGPNMGTVYLFGKVKVGSSYQSCCAVVKNMQRCVYAIPDSPLFQTDEMMKLEKDAEDSRISPTDFRKKLHDVASELKNELAKKLLDLNVSAFSMAPVKRNYAFEQSDIPAGENYVLKINYPFRDLPLSADLKGETFCALLGTHSSALELFLVKRKIKGPSWLSVSNFSICPAPQRVSWCKFEVIVNAPKDIRVSASTKKTVDIPQVVVTAISLKTIINEKQNVNEIVSASVVCCNKAKLDGGIFPMGFTKVAADKNSKAGSNVLSIEGRLFLDAYFGTCMLKLACLTLF from the exons ATGGTGCTTTGTTGGTGGAAATTGGGGTACATATGGTTTAACCCAGTTTTTAACAGAGCAGTGGTTGTTTTGGATGTTATGGCAGGATGGAAGGCCGCGATGACTGGTGGGGCCGGGCTTACTGGTGGCAGCGGCAATGTGGAGGTCAAAAGTGACTCAATTAGTGAAGGGAGTTCGGATTTTGATCTGGAATCAAATGGGTCACTGCCCTTTTACATGCTTGATGCTTACGAAGAGTTCTATGGACCTAATATGGGCACTGTTTATCTATTTGGGAAG GTTAAAGTAGGAAGTTCATATCAGAGTTGTTGTGCGGTTGTAAAGAAC atgcaAAGATGTGTCTATGCAATTCCGGACAGTCCTTTATTTCAAACTGACGAAATGATGAAGCTTGAAAAGGATGCCGAGGACTCAAGGATTTCACCCACAGATTTTCGTAAGAAGCTGCAT GATGTGGCTTCAGAATTAAAGAATGAATTAGCAAAGAAGTTGTTGGATCTCAATGTATCAGCTTTTAGCATGGCACCTGTCAAG AGGAACTATGCTTTTGAGCAATCTGACATACCTGCAGGGGAGAATTATGTACTGAAGATCAATTATCCATTCCGG GATCTACCACTATCAGCAGATCTAAAAGGAGAAACTTTTTGTGCTCTTCTAGGAACTCATAGCAG CGCATTGGAACTTTTCCTTGTTAAAAGGAAGATAAAAGGACCTTCTTGGCTATCAGTTTCAAATTTTTCCATCTGCCCAGCTCCACAACGG GTAAGCTGGTGTAAATTTGAGGTGATCGTGAATGCTCCGAAAGATATAAGGGTCTCAGCTTCCACAAAGAAAACTGTAGATATTCCTCAAGTGGTTGTTACtgcaataagtttgaaaactattatcaatgagaagcaGAATGTTAACGAAATTGTCTCTGCATCTGTTGTCTGTTGTAACAAGGCCAAG CTTGATGGTGGCATATTTCCTATGGGGTTTACTAAAGTGGCTGCAGATAAGAATTCTAAAGCCGGATCAAATGTCTTGAGCATTGAGGGCAG GCTTTTTCTTGATGCGTACTTCGGTACTTGCATGCTAAAGCTAGCATGCTTGACACTCTTCTGA